In the Quercus lobata isolate SW786 chromosome 5, ValleyOak3.0 Primary Assembly, whole genome shotgun sequence genome, one interval contains:
- the LOC115989887 gene encoding uncharacterized protein LOC115989887, which produces MGRKRQLSLVYIGQGSSQSRQRVEAAEEEPHISEDARPVPTPVASDDDETLAPDTDDYVHTQTLVQNPAPEQNRASENRPGKRGKTRLADIWAMNGEYKIQLPLNDEGQPIGNDGELFVRWLGSFCENGLLCPLTPAGWPSVPQKFKKDCWTEIEQRYIIDPNIVKPTNQMGWAMSQLGELRRNRRTKLKKDHKKPGLSREEVLAIEPPGVIPAQWKEMVDYWFNEKTETLSLKNKASRDKQKDIARCGAKSLAQISAEMAKDKGAAVERADVFQKVYRTKGGVAVSDRVQDQMDRMAVLLNEQDIRLHGEIGNGILWSKDDAYARVIGLDERPGRNSRQDVRVGDES; this is translated from the exons ATGGGGAGGAAACGCCAGTTGTCACTTGTTTACATTGGGCAAGGATCATCACAGTCACGACAACGAGTGGAGGCAGCTGAGGAGGAACCCCACATTTCTGAGGACGCAAGACCGGTGCCAACACCGGTGGCAAGTGACGATGATGAGACACTAGCTCCAG ATACAGATGATTATGTGCATACCCAAACACTGGTACAAAATCCAGCACCGGAACAAAATCGAGCATCAGAAAATAGGCCTGGAAAACGTGGGAAAACAAGGTTGGCTGACATATGGGCAATGAATGGTGAGTACAAAATTCAGTTGCCGTTAAATGATGAAGGCCAACCGATTGGCAATGACGGGGAATTGTTCGTTCGATGGTTGGGCTCGTTTTGCGAGAATGGCCTATTATGCCCGCTTACGCCTGCTGGGTGGCCAAGTGTCcctcaaaagtttaaaaaagattGTTGGACGGAGATTGAG CAACGGTATATAATTGATCCCAATATTGTCAAACCAACCAATCAAATGGGATGGGCAATGAGTCAGCTAGGAGAACTAAGGAGGAATCGCAGGACCAAGTTGAAGAAGGATCACAAAAAACCTGGGCTGTCACGTGAAGAAGTATTGGCTATTGAACCGCCTGGGGTTATCCCAGCACAGTGGAAGGAGATGGTTGATTATTGGTTCAATGAAAAAACTGAG ACATTAAGTCTCAAAAACAAGGCGAGTCGAGACAAGCAGAAAGACATAGCAAGATGTGGGGCCAAAAGTCTTGCTCAGATTTCTGCTGAAATG GCGAAAGATAAAGGGGCGGCAGTCGAACGCGCGGATGTCTTTCAGAAAGTATACCGTACAAAAGGTGGGGTTGCTGTTAGTGACCGTGTGCAAGATCAGATG GATAGGATGGCAGTACTTTTGAATGAACAGGACATACGACTACACGGAGAGATTGGTAATGGAATCCTCTGGTCGAAGGACGACGCATATGCTCGGGTGATAGGTCTTGATGAGCGCCCAGGTCGT AACTCACGACAGGATGTCAGAGTTGGAGACGAGTCATGA
- the LOC115989888 gene encoding uncharacterized protein LOC115989888, with translation MDKSWMKKQRGSREYIEGVLKFVEFASKHASDGKIFCPCTKCVNMNLVLPGVAREHLWSKGMLQNYTLWKWHGESAAAPTATECGSSHVQESLEQYGDFRGMLHDLCPTHGMPPEPMDEGETVQQPAEGPNDGAQKFYKMIDDVHKPLYAGCTKFSIFSAIVVLFQLKTLCGWTNKSFTMLLQLLMDMLPSDAKLPKDHYEAKKIVRDLGLGYEKIHACPNDCMLFWKENVNLDACPCCEESRWKPNEASVTNNNASSSKGKKKAAKILRWFPLKPRLQRLFLSPDLASSMKWHANGRTEDGVMRHPADSDAWKMFDTTHLQFSSKPRNVRLGLAADGFNPFGMLSTTHSTWPVMLVPYNLPPWLCMKRSSLILSLVIPGPKSPGIAIDVYLQPLVEELRELWDVGVEAYDASSKNVFQLHATLMWTVHDFPAYADVSGWSTKGKFACPCCASETDSKYLKNGRKFCYMGHRRWLGSDHEFRKEDTLFDGFTDMRVAPVPPVASDIIVDTETLLTRCLGKKCREKYNKRKRGEANQCVWKKRSIFFTLPYWKDHKLRHNLDVMHIEKNVMDNILGTLLNVKDWTKDNYKARLDLAEMGIRRELHLQRKDHDKYMIPPACFHMTALEKDGFLQVLRDVKVPDGYASNISRRVNLKERKISGLKSHDNHILMQQLLPIALRGSLPSHVIRPLMKLACFFRKICSKTLTALDIASAEADIAVTLCELEKIFPPSFFTVMVHLVMHLATEARIGGPVQYRWMYPIERYLSRLKSYVRNRAAPEGCIAEGYIVEECLTFCSRYMEGVETIFSRPTRTMEESTGAVSSVALESRELTQAHRYVLFNSENIYQFREMHKSLTNDELQKGHCRISNATIHKHHMENFCGWFRSHVMSMTAADRERTGLSDTLVTLSKGPYTSVNRLKHYVINGLKFRSSSVEGNRKTQNSGVSVATEGGNMYYGVLTDIIELNYSGNIKHVLFKCKWVDDQNRRGYKIDEFGFPMVNFNHSVHGGEEMVHEPYVLASQATQVFYVEDKRQKDWFVVVKTKARDVFDAGIGPHCDEDDTDEFLENIPYSVTSPDVGRDDLRWGRDDVEGMTIDASIIGPRDLPEMDDLDECEFIDDDSNDEDDNEVDYSDDE, from the exons ATGGATAAAAGTTGGATGAAGAAGCAGAGGGGTTCAAGGGAATATATTGAAGGTGTACTTAAATTTGTGGAATTTGCATCAAAACATGCAAGCGATGGGAAAATCTTTTGTCCTTGTACCAAATGTGTGAATATGAATTTGGTACTGCCAGGGGTGGCACGTGAACATCTTTGGAGTAAGGGGATGCTTCAAAATTACACACTTTGGAAATGGCATGGGGAATCGGCAGCTGCGCCAACTGCCACTGAATGTGGGAGTAGTCATGTCCAAGAGTCCTTAGAACAATACGGTGACTTTCGTGGGATGTTGCATGATTTGTGCCCCACGCATGGAATGCCACCTGAACCAATGGACGAAGGGGAAACTGTGCAACAACCGGCTGAAGGTCCAAATGATGGTGCACAAAAGTTTTACAAAATGATAGATGATGTCCACAAACCTTTATATGCTGGGTGTACAAAATTTAGCATATTCTCAGCCATCGTTGTGTTGTTCCAGTTGAAGACTCTTTGTGGTTGGACGAACAAGTCATTTACTATGTTGCTTCAACTCTTGATGGATATGCTCCCTTCTGACGCTAAGTTGCCAAAGGACCATTATGAGGCTAAGAAAATAGTTCgagatttgggtttggggtaTGAGAAGATCCATGCTTGTCCCAATGATTGTATGCTATTTTGGAAGGAGAATGTTAACCTCGACGCATGTCCTTGTTGCGAAGAAAGTAGGTGGAAACCAAATGAGGCATCTGTTACAAATAATAATGCCTCATCTAGTAAGGGAAAGAAGAAAGCTGCAAAGATCCTACGCTGGTttcccttaaagccaagattGCAGCGATTATTTTTGTCACCCGACTTGGCTAGTTCTATGAAATGGCATGCTAATGGTCGTACCGAGGACGGGGTAATGCGGCATCCTGCTGACTCGGATGCATGGAAAATGTTTGACACTACGCATTTACAGTTCTCGTCTAAGCCTCGTAATGTCAGACTTGGATTAGCTGCGGATGGGTTCAACCCCTTCGGAATGCTGAGTACTACTCACAGCACTTGGCCTGTCATGCTAGTCCCTTACAATCTCCCGCCTTGGTTGTGCATGAAACGATCATCTTTGATTTTATCACTAGTTATTCCTGGACCTAAATCGCCAGGGATTGCAATAGATGTGTACTTGCAACCCTTAGTAGAAGAACTGAGGGAATTATGGGATGTTGGAGTAGAAGCATACGATGCATCTTCAAAAAATGTATTCCAATTGCATGCAACATTGATGTGGACGGTACATGATTTTCCTGCATACGCAGATGTGTCGGGTTGGAGTACGAAGGGTAAGTTTGCGTGTCCTTGTTGTGCCTCAGAGACCGACtcgaaatatttaaaaaatggccGCAAATTCTGTTACATGGGACATAGGCGATGGTTGGGTAGTGACCACGAATTTCGGAAAGAAGATACTTTATTTGATGGATTCACTGATATGCGAGTGGCTCCTGTGCCACCAGTTGCGTCAGACATAATTGTGGACACTGAAACTTTACTTACACGTTGTCTGGGAAAGAAATGTCgagaaaaatacaacaaaagaaagagaggtgaGGCAAACCAGTGTGTTTGGAAGAAGAGaagtatttttttcacattGCCTTATTGGAAGGATCACAAGTTGCGACACAATCTTGATGTGATGCATATAGAGAAGAATGTGATGGACAATATACTTGGCACTTTGCTGAACGTGAAGGACTGGACAAAGGACAATTACAAGGCACGCCTTGACTTGGCGGAAATGGGAATAAGGAGAGAACTCCACCTACAGCGAAAAGACCATGATAAGTATATGATACCGCCTGCGTGTTTTCATATGACTGCATTGGAGAAAGATGGTTTCTTGCAAGTTTTGCGAGACGTAAAAGTGCCCGATGGATATGCTTCCAACATCTCCCGCCGTGTGAACCTCAAAGAACGTAAGATTTCTGGTTTAAAGAGTCATGATAATCACATCCTGATGCAACAACTCCTTCCAATTGCTTTACGAGGATCTTTGCCATCGCATGTCATTAGGCCTTTGATGAAGTTAGCTTGTTTCTTTAGGAAAATTTGTTCGAAAACCCTTACGGCGCTTGATATTGCGAGTGCTGAGGCTGACATTGCAGTGACGTTGTGTgaattggaaaaaatatttcctcCATCTTTCTTCACTGTGATGGTACATTTGGTCATGCACTTGGCTACTGAAGCCAGGATTGGTGGTCCAGTTCAGTACCGTTGGATGTACCCCATTGAGAG GTACCTCTCACGCCTTAAGTCTTATGTAAGAAATAGGGCTGCTCCAGAAGGGTGTATTGCTGAAGGCTACATAGTGGAGGAATGTTTAACGTTTTGTTCACGGTATATGGAAGGAGTTGAAACTATATTCTCACGACCCACAAGAACGATGGAGGAGTCAACAGGGGCAGTTTCAAGTGTGGCACTAGAAAGTAGGGAATTGACCCAAGCTCATCGCTATGTGCTATTCAATTCCGAGAACATTTACCAGTTTCGTGA GATGCACAAAAGTTTGACGAATGATGAACTTCAAAAGGGTCACTGTCGTATATCTAATGCTACTATTCATAAGCACCACATGGAGAACTTTTGTGGCTGGTTTAGATCTCAC GTGATGTCAATGACTGCTGCTGATAGGGAAAGAACTGGACTTAGTGATACACTTGTCACGCTTTCGAAAGGCCCATATACTTCAGTAAATCGGCTGAAACATTATGTCATAAATGggttaaaatttaggagttcGAGTGTTGAGGGAAATAGAAAAACGCAAAATAGTGGAGTTAGTGTTGCCACTGAAGGTGGCAATATGTACTATGGTGTGTTGACAGATATCATTGAGTTGAATTATTCAGGCAACATCAAACATGTGTTATTCAAGTGTAAATGGGTTGATGATCAAAATAGGAGGGGATATAAGATTGATGAGTTTGGGTTTCCTATGGTGAATTTTAATCATTCCGTACATGGTGGGGAGGAAATGGTGCATGAACCATATGTGTTGGCGTCTCAAGCTACACAAGTTTTTTATGTTGAAGATAAAAGGCAGAAAGATTGGTTTGTTGTCGTTAAAACGAAAGCCAGAGATGTATTTGATGCAGGTATTGGGCCCCATTGTGATGAGGATGACACGGATGAGTTTCTTGAGAACATCCCGTACTCTGTCACTAGTCCTGATGTTGGTAGGGATGACCTTCGTTGGGGTCGAGATGATGTGGAGGGAATGACAATTGATGCCTCTATCATTGGCCCAAGAGATCTTCCTGAAATGGACGACTTGGATGAGTGTGAGTTCATTGATGATGACTCCAACGATGAAGATGACAACGAAGTCGATTACAGTGATGATGAGTAG
- the LOC115989450 gene encoding disease resistance-like protein DSC1, translating into MDKSLITIDNGRDLWMHDLLQDMGQEIVLRESPKEPGRRSRLWIYEDVIHVLKNNTGTEVVEGIMLNIPIQKKEQLSAKAFSKMKFLRLLKIASKELLQNFINGPMQLPEDILGGVVQLPQGLSYLSNELCVLEWHGYHLKCIPTNFQPNKLVELRMHCSGIKQLWKGNMNLVELKLIDLSGSQNLIKIPDLSGAPKLKQLILQHCTRLYKIHSSLGDLKQLIRLDLNGCKCLKNLPHKVSLEALEIFDLGGCSRLKKFPKIVGNMSCLSKLCLSETAINELTFSVEYLTGLIELDLRNCKNLFSLSDAYCCLISLKILILSGCSNLKELPENLGNIKGLEELDVSGTAITRLPSSIVHLKNLRVLSLRECVGLLSKSSNMLLSFPLMQPRSSPDLMGMLQGLCSLTNLDLSYCNLQTIPNAFGCLSSLEYLNLRGNNFVCLPESIIQLSNLESLCLDGCTQLRMCPKLPLNIEFIDARGCTSLETFSLRPEHDFDPNLHLQYCDKLIKNEGYNELFSTMLRRYIIKECSQLKLSHYMIEEECSQLTLSHYMIEEICFLSFSYLAIPGSEIPNWFRHRNVGISVNLEVPSHLLLSNKFMGIAVCTVFIPRRYCPLYQLHGEEWLSCRIKINKPYLIRWAISLSAEIDKIESSQIYLLYFPSIKFEGPWKDVLNQADAYALNQIEVEFRTLIDMHPLDKVDAYASNQLEIMKCGAHLVFEQDIEDLKQSKVGSSSCIITPYEDNDLDDSEKDSKIKGSPDAKPPHLKWIASWYRHFYRL; encoded by the exons ATGGACAAATCTCTCATAACCATTGATAACGGAAGAGATTTGTGGATGCATGATTTGCTACAAGATATGGGTCAAGAAATCGTTCTTCGTGAATCTCCTAAAGAGCCTGGTAGACGTAGTAGGTTGTGGATTTACGAGGATGTCATTCATGTATTAAAGAATAATACT GGAACAGAGGTAGTTGAAGGCATAATGCTAAATATACCTATTCAAAAAAAGGAACAATTAAGTGCTAAAGCTTTCTCAAAGATGAAGTTTttgagattgcttaaaattGCTAGTAAGGAACTTCTACAAAACTTCATAAATGGTCCTATGCAACTTCCAGAAGATATTCTTGGAGGTGTGGTGCAACTTCCACAAGGCCTTAGTTATCTATCTAATGAGTTGTGTGTTCTTGAATGGCATGGATATCATTTAAAATGCATACCAACCaatttccaaccaaacaaacttGTTGAGTTGAGAATGCATTGTAGTGGGATCAAACAACTATGGAAAGGAAATATG AATTTAGTTGAGTTAAAACTCATAGACCTAAGTGGCTCTCAAAACTTGATTAAGATCCCGGACCTTAGTGGAGCCCCAAAGCTTAAGCAATTGATTCTTCAACATTGTACAAGACTATATAAGATTCACTCATCTCTTGGAGATCTCAAACAACTAATTCGATTGGATCTGAATGGTTGCAAATGTCTCAAAAACCTTCCTCACAAGGTCAGCTTGGAAGCACTTGAAATTTTCGATCTTGGTGGTTGTTCAAGATTGAAGAAGTTTCCAAAAATTGTAGGAAATATGTCATGTTTGTCAAAACTTTGTTTGAGTGAGACTGCTATAAATGAACTAACATTCTCTGTGGAGTATTTAACTGGCCTTATTGAATTGGATCTAAGAAATTGCAAAAATCTTTTTAGCCTTTCGGATGCCTACTGCTGTTTAATATCTTTGAAGATTCTCATTTTATCTGGTTGTTCAAATCTTAAAGAACTACCAGAGAATTTGGGGAATATCAAAGGTCTGGAGGAGCTAGATGTGAGTGGAACTGCTATAACAAGGCTACCTTCGTCTATTGTTCACTTAAAAAATCTTAGGGTGCTATCTCTTCGTGAATGTGTGGGGCTATTGTCGAAATCATCTAATATGCttcttagttttcctttaatGCAGCCAAGAAGTAGTCCAGATCTCATGGGCATGTTACAAGGCTTATGTTCTTTAACCAATTTGGATCTAAGCTATTGCAATCTTCAGACAATTCCTAATGCTTTTGGGTGCTTGTCATCTTTAGAGTATTTAAATCTAAGgggaaataattttgtttgccTTCCTGAAAGTATCATTCAACTATCTAATCTGGAAAGTCTTTGTTTGGATGGTTGCACTCAACTTCGAATGTGCCCCAAGCTTCCATTAAATATTGAGTTTATCGATGCAAGAGGGTGTACCTCACTAGAAACATTTTCATTAAGACCAGAACATGATTTTGATCCGAATCTACATCTTCAGTATTGCGACAAATTGATTAAGAATGAAGGCTACAATGAACTATTTTCAACAATGCTGAGACGTTATATCATtaag GAATGCTCTCAGCTAAAGCTAAGTCATTATATGATTGAAGAG gAATGCTCTCAGCTAACGCTAAGTCATTATATGATTGAAGAG ATATGCTTTCTGTCTTTTTCATATCTCGCAATTCCTGGAAGTGAAATTCCGAATTGGTTTAGGCATCGAAATGTGGGGATTTCGGTAAATCTGGAAGTGCCTtcacatttattattatctaacAAATTTATGGGAATTGCTGTGTGCACTGTTTTTATACCCCGCCGATATTGTCCACTTTACCAACTTCACGGAGAAGAGTGGCTTTCATGTCGAATTAAAATCAACAAACCTTATCTTATTAGATGGGCCATTTCATTATCCGCGGAAATTGATAAGATTGAATCGTCTCAGATTTATCTGCTATATTTTCCCTCTATAAAGTTCGAAGGCCCCTGGAAAGACGTATTGAATCAAGCAGATGCTTATGCACTCAACCAAATTGAGGTTGAATTTAGAACCTTAATTGATATGCATCCACTTGATAAAGTGGATGCTTATGCATCCAACCAATTGGAGATTATGAAATGCGGAGCCCATTTGGTATTTGAGCAAGACATTGAAGATCTCAAACAATCTAAGGTTGGGTCTAGTAGTTGCATAATCACTCCATATGAGGATAATGATTTAGACGATTCAGAGAAAGATTCTAAAATTAAGGGAAGCCCAGATGCCAAACCACCACATCTGAAGTGGATAGCAAG CTGGTACAGACATTTTTACCGTCTTTGA